A stretch of Branchiostoma lanceolatum isolate klBraLanc5 chromosome 14, klBraLanc5.hap2, whole genome shotgun sequence DNA encodes these proteins:
- the LOC136448196 gene encoding tRNA methyltransferase 10 homolog A-like: MTAVAEDIIGLKTDQDEKLSREFKTENTDTLSEPDKLNINAPGRPVDKECNNGNQDIDSKDSTCEGNRTDNGSGLQEEGEGTKIVDPEQAYAEGKISKKQLKRLRREEAWRKKKEFLKTKRKDQRRLEAQKRKEKGEPNKKRLRLEFEKRLETSDITIAVDLSFDDLMMEQDIKKLMKQIERCYAVNKRAPVPVQMHLSSLGGRCRHRMETAIAGWQGWKVGMERRLYTDVFERERIVYLTSDSPNTLSTLEPGKVYIIGGLVDHNSHKGLCYQRACEAGVAHAQLPIAQFVKIQSRKVLAVNHVFEIMLAYLELHDWQEAFLRVIPQRKGVEAITTDQSSDVVTEIEGTKSETEGTRSDQTSDQGGLPLEDGNSALLDRDS, encoded by the exons ATGACAGCAGTGGCTGAGGATATCATTGGTTTAAAAACCGACCAGGACGAAAAACTATCTCGGGAATTTAAAACGGAAAATACAGACACACTTTCAGAGCCAGACAAACTAAATATCAATGCACCAGGAAGGCCCGTCGACAAGGAATGCAATAATGGGAATCAAGACATAGACTCGAAGGACAGCACATGTGAAGGGAATAGGACTGACAATGGCTCAGGATTACAGGAAGAGGGGGAAGGGACCAAGATTGTGGACCCAGAACAAGCGTACGCAGAGGGGAAAATCTCCAAAAAGCAGCTCAAGAGACTGAGGAGAGAAGAGGCATGGAGGAAGAAAAAGGAATTCCTCAA GACAAAGCGGAAAGATCAGCGTCGCCTGGAGGCCCAGAAGCGGAAGGAGAAAGGAGAGCCGAACAAAAAGCGACTACGTCTGGAGTTCGAGAAGCGGCTGGAGACCAGTGACATCACCATCGCTGTCGACCTCAGCTTTGACGACTTGATGATGGAACAG GACATCAAGAAGCTGATGAAGCAGATTGAGCGCTGTTACGCCGTGAACAAACGAGCGCCGGTCCCCGTCCAGATGCACCTGTCCAGTCTGGGGGGGAGGTGCAGACACAGAATGGAGACGGCCATCGCCGGCTGGCAGGGATGGAAG GTTGGGATGGAGAGGAGACTGTACACAGATGTGTTTGAGAGAGAAAGAATCGTCTACCTCACCTCAGACTCACCCAACACCCTGAGCACCCTGGAGCCGGGAAAGGTCTACATCATCGGGGGGCTGGTGGACCACAACTCACATAAG GGTCTTTGCTACCAGAGGGCTTGTGAGGCGGGTGTTGCCCATGCACAGCTTCCCATTGCACAGTTTGTGAAGATACAGTCTCGCAAAGTGCTGGCTGTGAACCATG TGTTTGAGATCATGCTGGCATACTTGGAGCTGCATGATTGGCAGGAGGCCTTCCTTCGGGTCATACCACAGCGCAAGGGTGTGGAAGCTATCACCACAGACCAGTCTTCAGATGTAGTTACAGAAATAGAAGGTACAAAAAGTGAAACAGAAGGTACAAGAAGTGATCAAACCTCAGACCAAGGTGGTTTGCCCTTAGAAGATGGTAACTCAGCATTGTTAGATAGAGACTCGTAG
- the LOC136448181 gene encoding microsomal triglyceride transfer protein-like has product MWSRFLLLLCSFVLGQAGLPGYEPGHAYHYTYQTRLRLNEPDTDKPDVGFQLAAAVDVTVVWKSGEDQLVRVQLKDAQLSHIGERKAAVFEKVSTTELQAHPVMFHWKAGQVEAVYAAEKDTTEAINLKKGVVSLFQVQTAAGERQETDVSGPCMALYDVSKSRVMKTRDCLLTTGFTNYNKIVGVDVKSASSVVYELSGDQPIIQSAVAEENHVTRVNLREELGTTIFSGQQLQLEKQEAGGTTVQGASVEEAVTAAAGGEKFLKVTLATEEIIQECTEDCESPAEVVARFRDDLSTEALAHLESSNAFLEVLKRLRHAGKETILNILTADENGDIVPQLIDIATATQTDPAMEALLEFLDFSVEEDTDLPDRFLFILGFATHPTDKTLSMLLEKLSGEIGSEKIYEAMALTLGALVHTYCLDPQQCEQPIVDEVKTAFLEGLESAEFEDSQLMFLRALGNARLTDTIPVLLTHAEGAQSNAVSMAALKALGRFDSTLLDSNGVRKSMSRIFHQNRKTYENTVRTAAASLLLMVNPSPWDVRNVLLSLSTQEPKEVSTFIRARIQDLLDTNHPSSVVIQEVLKDVTAANYYTLAQNGLSAAYSNIMADTLNAVATYGLFIEFAKSALMRRSNMDVFLHGQDSSIQILQVALEAEGLEAMMGEEAEDEEASASGGMGLILMDVQVRPFKLFAGQAELMAAAWSYSGVRMSAVTGIVLMQDHFQIHHLQSGVVVVSTFQGGVSVELGGSVDISLWNRASVTLVSNNGALVVKGSATVDSPLVKVGVDLSAEAEATIDFTTSVDFSDMPFTMCLQMEQKPFQYKRNISLYEKVPGKDAKFRLKRERTRTIPEKSFPLFTGQNNAQCRAMFSED; this is encoded by the exons ATGTGGTCGAGATTTCTGTTGCTGCTGTGCTCTTTTGTACTGG GTCAAGCTGGTCTCCCTGGTTACGAGCCAGGCCACGCCTACCATTACACCTACCAGACCAGACTTCGGCTGAATGAACCGGACACGGACAAGCCTGATGTCGGCTTCCAGTTGGCCGCTGCTGTGGACGTTACTGTGGTGTGGAAGAGTGGAGAGGACCAACTGGTCAGAGTACAG CTGAAGGATGCACAGTTGTCCCATATTGGTGAGAGAAAGGCTGCCGTGTTCGAGAAGGTCTCCACAACCGAGCTACAGGCCCATCCTGTCATGTTCCACTGGAAGGCTGGCCAG GTGGAGGCCGTGTATGCAGCAGAAAAGGACACCACTGAAGCTATCAACCTGAAGAAGGGTGTCGTCAGCCTGTTTCAGGTGCAGACAGCTGCGGGGGAGAGGCAAGAG actgacgtatcaggaccGTGCATGGCGCTGTATGATGTCAGCAAGTCTAGAGTCATGAAGACCAGGGACTGCCTACTGACAACAGGGTTCACCAACTACAACAAG ATTGTTGGAGTTGATGTGAAGTCGGCATCTAGTGTTGTGTACGAGCTGTCAGGTGACCAGCCCATCATCCAATCAGCTGTCGCCGAGGAGAATCATGTGACCCGGGTGAACCTCAGAGAGGAACTTGGGACAACCATCTTTTCTGG GCAACAGCTGCAGTTAGAGAAGCAAGAGGCAGGGGGCACTACTGTACAGGGAGCTAGTGTGGAGGAAGCAGTGACAGCAGCAGCAGGGGGAGAAAAGTTTTTAAAGGTTACCCTGGCAACTGAGGAAATCATACAGGAATGTACAGAGGACTGTGAGTCG CCAGCGGAGGTTGTTGCACGTTTCCGTGACGACCTGAGTACGGAAGCGCTCGCCCACCTGGAGTCATCCAACGCTTTCCTGGAGGTCTTGAAAAGACTGAGGCATGCTGGGAAGGAAACTATCCTCAACATTCTTACAGCTGATGAAAATGGAGACATTGT GCCCCAGCTGATCGACATTGCCACCGCTACCCAGACCGACCCCGCCATGGAGGCCCTGCTGGAGTTCCTGGACTTCAGTGTTGAGGAGGACACAGACCTGCCGGACAGATTCCTCTTCATTCTGGGATTCGCCACCCACCCTACTGACAAAACACTGTCAATGCTACTG GAAAAACTATCCGGGGAGATCGGCAGTGAGAAGATTTATGAAGCCATGGCTCTGACCCTGGGAGCTCTCGTGCACACATACTGTCTGGACCCACAGCAATGTGAACAGCCG ATTGTAGATGAGGTGAAAACGGCTTTCTTGGAGGGACTGGAGTCTGCGGAATTCGAGGACAGCCAGCTGATGTTTCTCCGTGCACTTGGCAATGCCCGCCTCACCGACACCATTCCGGTCCTCCTAACGCACGCGGAGGGGGCACAGTCCAACGCTGTGTCCATGGCGGCACTGAAGGCACTCGGCAGGTTTGATTCAACATTGCTGGACAGTAATGGG GTGAGGAAGTCTATGAGCCGAATCTTCCACCAGAACAGGAAGACGTACGAGAACACAGTCCGCACGGCTGCGGCCAGCCTCCTCCTGATGGTCAACCCCTCCCCGTGGGACGTCCGGAACGTCCTGCTGTCACTGTCCACCCAGGAACCCAAGGAGGTGTCCACTTTCATCCGGGCCAGAATACAGGATCTACTGGACACTAACCACCCATCCAG TGTTGTAATCCAAGAGGTCTTGAAGGATGTTACAGCAGCCAATTACTACACACTAGCACAAAATGGCCTGTCCGCGGCGTACTCCAACATCATGGCGGACACGCTGAATGCCGTCGCCACCTACGGACTGTTCATCGAGTTCGCCAAGTCAGCCTTGATGCGGCGCTCCAATATGGACGTCTTCCTGCATGGCCAGGACAGTTCTATACAGATCCTACAG GTTGCACTTGAAGCTGAAGGTCTGGAGGCTATGATGGGGGAGGAGGCAGAAGATGAGGAGGCGTCGGCCAGCGGAGGGATGGGTCTCATCCTCATGGACGTCCAAGTCCGGCCCTTCAAGCTGTTCGCTGGTCAGGCTGAGCTGATGGCCGCGGCCTGGTCGTACTCCGGTGTGCGCATGTCTGCCGTGACCGGGATTGTCCTCATGCAGGACCACTTTCAG ATCCATCACCTCCAGTCTGGTGTTGTGGTAGTTTCTACCTTCCAGGGAGGTGTCTCCGTGGAGCTGGGGGGTAGTGTGGACATCAGTCTGTGGAACAGAGCCTCCGTCACGCTGGTCTCCAACAA TGGTGCTCTGGTTGTAAAGGGGTCGGCTACAGTGGACTCCCCCCTGGTGAAGGTTGGAGTGGACCTGTCCGCTGAGGCTGAGGCCACCATTGACTTCACCACGTCGGTGGACTTTTCAGACATGCCGTTCACCATGTGTCTACAGATGGAGCAAAAACCCTTCCAATACAA GAGAAATATATCTTTATACGAAAAAGTGCCTGGTAAAGACGCCAAGTTCCGGTTAAAACGTGAGCGGACGAGAACCATCCCGGAGAAATCGTTCCCACTTTTCACAGGGCAGAACAACGCACAATGTCGAGCCATGTTTTCCGAGGACTAG